A genomic window from Flavobacterium azooxidireducens includes:
- a CDS encoding metal-dependent transcriptional regulator, producing the protein MTYSEENYIKVIYHLSLVSPKGINTNAIAGMIESKASSVTDMVKKLAEKELVDYQKYQGVTLTQKGLHAAKMIVRKHRLWEVFLVEKLDFTWDEVHDLAEELEHIKSEKLINRLDEFLGFPKEDPHGDPIPDRYGQMIKVEKQLLSEVGLNKKVMCLGVKDSSPSFLQYLDKHQISLGSEIEIINKEAFDMSLTILMNGKEILISNKIAGNLFVKVI; encoded by the coding sequence ATGACCTATTCGGAAGAAAATTATATCAAAGTAATCTATCATTTATCCTTGGTTTCGCCCAAAGGAATTAATACCAATGCGATTGCGGGTATGATTGAGAGTAAGGCTTCTTCAGTAACGGATATGGTAAAGAAATTAGCCGAAAAAGAATTGGTTGATTACCAGAAATACCAAGGTGTGACACTCACTCAAAAAGGACTACACGCTGCCAAAATGATTGTAAGAAAACATCGTTTATGGGAAGTTTTTTTGGTAGAAAAATTAGATTTTACGTGGGATGAAGTACACGATTTAGCAGAGGAATTGGAGCACATTAAATCGGAGAAATTGATTAATCGATTGGATGAATTTTTAGGCTTCCCTAAAGAAGATCCGCACGGTGATCCGATTCCTGATCGATATGGACAGATGATAAAAGTGGAAAAACAATTACTTTCTGAAGTGGGTTTGAACAAAAAAGTGATGTGTTTGGGCGTAAAAGATAGTTCACCGAGTTTTTTGCAGTATTTAGATAAACATCAAATTTCGTTAGGTTCGGAAATTGAAATCATTAACAAAGAAGCCTTTGATATGTCGCTGACTATTTTAATGAATGGAAAAGAGATTTTGATTTCGAATAAAATTGCAGGTAATTTATTTGTAAAAGTGATATAA